From Methylopila sp. M107, a single genomic window includes:
- the rpmG gene encoding 50S ribosomal protein L33: MAKAANIKIKLLSTADTGFFYVTSKNSRTKTEKMLLKKYDPIARKHVDFKETKIK, from the coding sequence ATGGCGAAAGCCGCCAACATCAAGATCAAGCTGCTGAGCACCGCCGACACCGGCTTCTTCTACGTGACCAGCAAGAACTCGCGCACCAAGACCGAGAAGATGCTTCTCAAGAAGTACGACCCGATCGCGCGCAAGCACGTCGATTTCAAGGAAACCAAGATCAAGTGA
- a CDS encoding MFS transporter has protein sequence MSISDIRSSGHAPAIIAAVACITIAGVSLALSVPLLALVMETRGASGLFIGANTAMAGVAVLVATPLIPRAAAAIGVRPLLLGALALGAASMLGFGLIETLWAWFPLRFLLGASLGAMFVLSEFWITSLAPPRSRGLVMGLYVTALSLGFAAGPAILAVIGTEGLLPYLVGAGLFGLAVAPIALVGDSAPRIDAPEKGRGVVFFIRLAPIATLAAFTFGAIETGAFTFLPLYGLRVGLDSTSATLLGSAVALGNVISQIPLGILSDRTDRRRLLIAIAALCAVGALGMPLASGSKLGFFALCVVWGSIITGLYTVGLALLGERFSGVDLATANAAFVVMYAAGMLGGPPIIGASIDVWDPHGVPVATALMLAAYALFAATRPKLASQP, from the coding sequence ATGAGCATCTCAGACATCAGATCTTCGGGCCATGCGCCGGCCATCATCGCAGCGGTCGCCTGCATCACCATCGCGGGCGTAAGCCTCGCGCTGTCGGTGCCACTGCTCGCGCTCGTCATGGAGACGCGCGGGGCGTCGGGCCTTTTCATCGGCGCGAACACCGCCATGGCCGGCGTCGCCGTGCTGGTGGCGACGCCGCTCATCCCGCGCGCGGCCGCCGCGATCGGGGTGCGCCCTTTGTTGCTCGGCGCACTTGCGCTCGGCGCGGCCTCTATGCTCGGCTTCGGGCTGATCGAGACGCTCTGGGCATGGTTTCCGCTGCGCTTCCTGCTGGGCGCGAGCCTCGGCGCGATGTTCGTGCTGTCCGAATTCTGGATCACCTCGCTCGCCCCGCCGCGTTCGCGCGGCCTGGTGATGGGGCTCTACGTCACGGCTCTATCGCTCGGCTTCGCCGCCGGCCCCGCGATTCTCGCTGTCATCGGAACCGAAGGACTGCTCCCCTATCTCGTCGGAGCAGGGCTGTTCGGCCTTGCGGTGGCGCCAATCGCGCTTGTCGGCGATTCAGCGCCGCGCATCGACGCGCCGGAAAAGGGCCGCGGCGTCGTGTTCTTCATCCGACTCGCGCCGATCGCGACGCTGGCCGCTTTCACCTTCGGCGCGATTGAGACGGGCGCCTTCACCTTCCTGCCGCTCTACGGCCTGCGCGTCGGCCTCGACTCCACCTCGGCGACGCTGCTGGGATCCGCGGTGGCGCTAGGCAACGTCATCTCGCAGATCCCGCTCGGCATACTGAGCGACCGGACCGACCGCCGCAGGCTGCTGATCGCGATTGCGGCGCTATGCGCGGTGGGCGCGCTCGGCATGCCGCTCGCGTCCGGCTCGAAACTCGGGTTCTTCGCGCTCTGCGTCGTCTGGGGCAGCATCATCACGGGGCTCTACACCGTCGGCCTCGCGCTGCTCGGCGAGCGGTTCTCGGGGGTAGACCTCGCGACCGCGAACGCCGCCTTCGTGGTGATGTACGCCGCCGGCATGCTCGGCGGCCCGCCCATCATCGGCGCCAGCATCGACGTCTGGGACCCGCATGGCGTGCCCGTCGCGACCGCCTTGATGCTCGCTGCCTATGCGCTGTTCGCCGCGACGCGCCCGAAACTCGCGTCCCAGCCTTGA
- a CDS encoding NUDIX hydrolase — protein sequence MSAPEQSAGAPSPKAPRQPIRDAATLIVIDRSGTKPKVLMGRRHEGVRFMPGKFVFPGGRVEAADGRVNIAGAYTEHVERRLMERVRRPSFTRARAYGLAAIRELAEETGLLLGDPDCGPFTAAGESWRPFAEAGVFPSLEGLWLIARAITPPKRPRRFDTRFFAADAALIAHRIEGVVSPDAELVELVWTSLDDARELDLPAITRMVLDDLAKRLEIGLESDAPAPFYRQGSASERELI from the coding sequence GTGAGCGCACCGGAGCAGTCGGCCGGCGCGCCCTCCCCCAAGGCGCCGCGCCAGCCGATCCGCGACGCAGCCACGCTGATCGTCATCGACCGGTCGGGAACAAAACCAAAGGTGCTGATGGGCCGCCGCCACGAGGGCGTGAGGTTTATGCCCGGGAAGTTCGTGTTTCCGGGCGGCCGCGTCGAGGCGGCGGACGGTAGGGTCAACATCGCGGGCGCCTATACGGAGCATGTCGAGCGGCGGCTGATGGAGCGCGTCCGCCGCCCCTCGTTCACCCGCGCCAGAGCCTATGGGCTCGCCGCCATACGTGAGCTGGCGGAGGAGACCGGCCTGCTGCTCGGCGACCCGGATTGCGGCCCGTTCACGGCCGCGGGCGAAAGCTGGCGGCCCTTCGCGGAGGCCGGCGTGTTTCCGTCGCTGGAGGGGCTGTGGCTGATCGCCCGCGCCATCACGCCGCCAAAGCGCCCGCGCCGTTTCGACACCCGCTTCTTCGCAGCCGACGCCGCGCTCATCGCGCACCGGATCGAGGGCGTCGTCTCGCCCGACGCCGAACTCGTCGAGCTGGTCTGGACCTCGCTCGACGACGCCAGAGAACTCGATCTGCCCGCGATCACCCGCATGGTGTTGGACGACCTCGCGAAGCGGCTGGAGATCGGGCTCGAAAGCGACGCGCCCGCACCGTTCTACCGTCAGGGCTCGGCGTCGGAGCGCGAACTGATCTGA
- a CDS encoding DUF983 domain-containing protein codes for MSAAATDLPVEERPIFRSLLRGFACRCPNCGEGRLYRAFLKPVDACEKCGDEMHHQRADDAPPYVVITIVAHVVIGGLLWLEVARQPPVWVHMAIWLPLTIILSLALLPPVKGALIGLQWALRMHGFGGPDPDAAPDGGLKPEAKA; via the coding sequence ATGAGCGCAGCCGCGACAGACCTCCCCGTAGAGGAGCGCCCGATCTTCCGATCGCTGCTGCGCGGCTTCGCCTGCCGCTGCCCGAACTGCGGCGAGGGCCGGCTCTACCGCGCGTTCCTCAAGCCAGTCGACGCGTGCGAAAAGTGCGGCGACGAGATGCATCACCAGCGCGCCGACGACGCCCCGCCTTACGTCGTGATCACCATCGTCGCCCATGTCGTAATCGGCGGCCTGCTCTGGCTCGAGGTCGCGCGCCAGCCGCCGGTGTGGGTGCACATGGCGATCTGGCTGCCGCTCACGATCATCCTGTCTCTCGCTTTGCTGCCGCCCGTAAAGGGCGCGCTGATCGGCCTGCAATGGGCGCTGCGCATGCATGGGTTTGGCGGACCCGACCCGGACGCCGCGCCGGACGGTGGGCTGAAGCCGGAAGCCAAGGCGTGA
- the rnr gene encoding ribonuclease R, whose translation MSRPPSSRSKPRPPAPAPRALPTREELVAFIASQGGKTDKREIARAFNIKGGDKPILKAMIRELADDGVVERRGKTLERAGHLPDVTLADIGGRDSDGDLIATPADWDEAEHGPSPRILVVTSSRGRNPGITPGVGDRVLIRVEPLDEPEKGGPTHRGRVIKVLSKPAARVLGVFRAMPDGSGRLVPVEKRNAGNEITIPASESDGAKDGDLIAAEILKSRKHYGLPTARVREKLGSLKSEKAVSLIAIHTHAIPNVFSRDASAEAEAAKPATMKGREDWRTLPLVTIDPADAKDHDDAVHAEPDQNPDNSGGHVVTVAIADVSSYVRPGSALDRDALDRGNSVYFPDRVVPMLPERISNDLCSLREKQNRPALAARMVFDKDGRKVGHTFHRVMMRSAAKLSYQQAQVAIDGSPDDTTGPLLGPVLEPLWAAYKALCKARDARGPLDLDLPERKLVLTPEGAVDRVIVPPRLDAHRLIEEFMIQANVAAAETLEAKRTPLVYRVHDTPSMEKLTALRELLKTLDIELAQSGNLRPAHFNKILARVDGTESATLVNEVVLRTQAQAEYTAENYGHFGLNLRRYAHFTSPIRRYADLIVHRALIRALGLGNDGLPDVVTVADLNEIGTRISAAERRAMAAERETVDRLIAHHLVEKVGANFFGRIAGVTRSGLFVKLDETGADGFIPIGTLGDDYFAHDEGARALIGTRTGETYRLGDHVEVKLVDAAPVAGALKFEMLSEGRSGKPAGRGKRGMRRAAGSKTAPHGPRTGATQKAKSKKPRR comes from the coding sequence TTGTCCCGTCCGCCGTCCTCTAGATCGAAACCCCGTCCCCCTGCCCCCGCGCCCCGCGCGCTTCCAACGCGCGAAGAACTCGTCGCCTTCATCGCCTCGCAGGGCGGCAAGACCGACAAGCGGGAGATCGCGCGCGCCTTCAACATCAAGGGCGGCGACAAGCCGATCCTGAAAGCGATGATCCGGGAGCTTGCGGACGACGGCGTCGTCGAGCGCCGCGGCAAGACGCTGGAACGCGCCGGGCATCTGCCCGACGTGACGCTCGCCGACATCGGAGGCCGCGACAGCGACGGCGATCTGATCGCCACTCCCGCCGACTGGGACGAGGCCGAGCACGGCCCCTCCCCGCGCATCCTCGTCGTGACATCGTCGCGCGGGCGAAATCCGGGCATTACGCCTGGCGTCGGGGACCGCGTCCTGATCCGCGTCGAGCCGCTCGACGAGCCTGAGAAAGGCGGACCGACCCACAGGGGCCGGGTCATCAAGGTGCTGTCGAAGCCGGCGGCGCGGGTGCTCGGCGTCTTCCGCGCCATGCCGGACGGTTCGGGACGCCTCGTCCCCGTCGAAAAGCGCAACGCCGGCAACGAGATCACCATCCCGGCGAGCGAGAGCGACGGCGCCAAGGACGGAGACCTGATCGCGGCCGAAATCCTGAAATCCCGAAAGCACTACGGGCTGCCGACCGCGCGGGTACGCGAAAAGCTCGGTTCGCTGAAGAGCGAGAAGGCGGTCAGCCTGATCGCGATCCACACCCACGCCATCCCGAACGTGTTTTCCCGAGACGCCTCCGCCGAGGCCGAGGCGGCGAAACCCGCCACGATGAAGGGCCGCGAGGACTGGCGGACGCTGCCGCTCGTCACGATCGATCCGGCCGACGCCAAGGACCATGACGACGCGGTCCATGCCGAACCGGACCAGAACCCCGACAATTCGGGCGGCCACGTCGTCACCGTCGCGATCGCGGACGTCTCGTCCTATGTGCGGCCGGGCTCGGCGCTCGACCGGGACGCGCTCGACCGCGGCAATTCGGTCTATTTCCCGGACCGCGTTGTCCCGATGCTTCCCGAGCGCATCTCGAACGACCTATGCTCCTTGCGCGAGAAGCAGAATCGCCCGGCGCTCGCCGCGCGAATGGTCTTCGACAAGGACGGGCGGAAGGTCGGCCACACCTTCCACCGCGTGATGATGCGTTCCGCGGCCAAGCTCTCCTACCAGCAGGCGCAGGTCGCGATCGACGGATCGCCCGACGATACGACCGGTCCGCTGCTCGGCCCCGTGCTGGAGCCGCTCTGGGCGGCCTACAAGGCGCTCTGCAAGGCGCGCGACGCGCGCGGGCCCCTCGACCTCGACCTTCCCGAGCGCAAGCTCGTGCTGACGCCGGAGGGCGCCGTCGACCGCGTCATCGTCCCGCCCCGCCTCGACGCCCACCGGCTGATCGAGGAGTTCATGATCCAGGCGAACGTCGCCGCCGCCGAGACGCTCGAGGCCAAGCGCACGCCGCTCGTCTACCGCGTGCACGACACGCCCTCGATGGAGAAGCTCACCGCGCTGCGCGAACTGCTGAAGACGCTCGACATCGAGCTCGCCCAGTCCGGGAACCTGCGCCCCGCGCACTTCAACAAGATCCTCGCCCGCGTCGACGGGACCGAGAGCGCGACGCTGGTCAACGAGGTGGTGCTGCGCACCCAGGCGCAGGCCGAGTACACGGCGGAGAACTACGGCCATTTCGGCCTGAACCTGCGCCGCTACGCGCATTTCACCTCGCCGATCCGCCGTTACGCCGACCTCATCGTCCACCGCGCGCTCATCCGGGCGCTTGGCCTAGGGAACGACGGATTGCCCGACGTTGTCACCGTCGCCGATCTCAACGAGATCGGGACGCGCATCTCGGCGGCGGAACGGCGCGCCATGGCGGCCGAGCGCGAGACGGTCGACCGGCTGATCGCCCATCATCTCGTCGAAAAGGTCGGCGCAAACTTCTTCGGGCGGATCGCGGGGGTCACGCGCTCGGGCCTGTTCGTGAAGCTCGACGAGACCGGCGCGGACGGCTTCATCCCGATCGGCACGCTCGGCGACGACTATTTCGCCCATGACGAGGGCGCGCGGGCGCTGATCGGCACGCGCACCGGCGAGACCTACCGGCTCGGCGACCATGTCGAGGTGAAGCTCGTCGACGCCGCGCCCGTCGCCGGCGCGCTCAAGTTCGAGATGCTGTCCGAGGGGCGTTCCGGAAAGCCCGCCGGCCGCGGAAAGCGCGGCATGAGACGAGCGGCGGGGTCGAAAACGGCGCCCCATGGACCTAGAACAGGGGCGACGCAGAAGGCGAAGAGCAAAAAGCCCCGTCGATGA
- the topA gene encoding type I DNA topoisomerase, protein MHSLVIVESPAKAKTISKYLGAGYDVLASYGHVRDLPAKDGSVDPEADFHMLWEVDGRASQRLNEIARAVKGADKLILATDPDREGEAISWHVLEVLRQKKALKDQPVERVVFNAITKQAILDAMKKPREIDVALVDAYLARRALDYLVGFTLSPVLWRKLPGARSAGRVQSVALRLVCDREMEIERFVPREYWSLVSKLATPKGEEFEARISSVDGKKIGRLDVPDEKTATALKLAIEGSDIKVREVEAKPGRRNPQPPFTTSTLQQEASRKLGLAPNRTMQIAQRLYEGIDIGGETTGLITYMRTDGVDMDPSAVSAVRALVGSDYGARYVPGSPRKYTVKAKNAQEAHEAIRPTDPRRTPNEMARRLDDDQARLYELIWKRTVASQMESAEVERTTVDISATGSGRPIELRATGTVITFDGFLKLYQEGRDDEGDDEDGRLPAMSAGDPLKRIGPVASTQHFTEPPPRYTEAALVKRMEELGIGRPSTYAATLGVLRDRDYVKLDKKRLVPDDKGRLVTAFLESFFSRYVEYDFTASLEEQLDKISNHELDYKEVLRLFWKDFIGAVDATKELRVAQVLDALNEILGPYVFPAKADGSDPRVCPTCGSGQLSLKLGKFGSFIGCSNYPECRFTRPLGGELNGEEGSAAGPDGVKVLGQDPESGLDVTLRDGRFGAYVQLGEPVEKEKPKRATIPKGWSVAELDLEGALKLLALPRLVGMHPETGKPIEANIGRYGPYVAHDKVYANLESAEEVFTVGLNRAVAAIADKLAKRGGARGAAAAGRALGDHPDGGPVTVHAGRYGPYVKHGKVNATLPKGVDPETLPLDEAIKLVDAKAAQGGGGRKPVRKAAAKPAAKKASEKKPAAKKPAAKKAAAKKAPEKAPKRAAE, encoded by the coding sequence ATGCACAGTCTCGTCATCGTCGAATCGCCCGCGAAGGCGAAGACGATCAGCAAATATCTGGGCGCCGGCTACGACGTGCTGGCTTCCTACGGGCACGTGCGCGACCTGCCGGCCAAGGACGGCTCGGTCGATCCGGAGGCCGACTTCCACATGCTGTGGGAGGTCGACGGCCGCGCCTCGCAACGCCTGAACGAGATCGCGCGCGCCGTGAAGGGCGCCGACAAGCTCATTCTCGCGACCGACCCGGACCGCGAGGGCGAAGCCATTTCCTGGCACGTGCTGGAGGTGCTCAGACAGAAGAAGGCGCTGAAGGACCAGCCGGTCGAGCGCGTCGTCTTCAACGCCATCACCAAGCAGGCGATTCTCGACGCGATGAAGAAACCGCGCGAGATCGACGTCGCGCTGGTCGACGCCTATCTGGCGCGCCGTGCGCTCGACTATCTGGTCGGATTCACGCTCTCGCCCGTGCTGTGGCGCAAGCTTCCCGGGGCGCGCTCCGCCGGCCGCGTCCAGTCGGTCGCGCTCAGGCTCGTCTGCGACCGCGAGATGGAGATCGAGCGCTTCGTCCCCAGAGAGTACTGGTCGCTGGTCTCGAAGCTCGCGACGCCGAAGGGCGAGGAGTTCGAGGCGCGGATCTCGTCGGTCGACGGCAAGAAGATCGGCCGCCTGGACGTGCCGGACGAAAAGACCGCGACCGCGCTGAAGCTTGCGATCGAAGGCTCGGACATCAAGGTCCGGGAAGTCGAGGCGAAGCCCGGCCGGCGCAATCCGCAGCCGCCTTTCACGACCTCGACGCTCCAGCAGGAAGCGTCGCGCAAGCTCGGCCTCGCGCCGAACCGCACGATGCAGATCGCGCAAAGGTTGTATGAGGGCATCGACATCGGCGGCGAGACCACCGGCCTCATCACCTATATGCGGACCGACGGCGTCGACATGGACCCGAGCGCGGTCTCGGCCGTGCGCGCCCTGGTCGGCTCGGACTACGGCGCCCGCTACGTGCCGGGCAGCCCCCGCAAGTACACGGTGAAGGCGAAGAACGCGCAGGAAGCGCATGAAGCGATCCGCCCGACCGATCCGCGCCGAACGCCGAACGAGATGGCGCGGCGGCTCGACGACGATCAGGCGCGGCTCTACGAGCTGATCTGGAAGCGCACGGTCGCGAGCCAGATGGAGTCGGCGGAGGTCGAGCGCACCACGGTCGACATTTCCGCGACCGGCTCAGGCCGCCCGATCGAGCTGCGCGCCACCGGCACCGTGATCACCTTCGACGGCTTCCTGAAACTCTATCAGGAGGGCCGCGACGACGAAGGCGACGACGAGGACGGCCGCCTGCCCGCAATGTCGGCCGGCGATCCGCTGAAGCGGATCGGCCCGGTCGCCTCGACCCAGCACTTCACCGAACCGCCGCCGCGCTACACCGAGGCGGCCCTCGTCAAGCGCATGGAGGAGCTCGGCATCGGCCGCCCCTCGACCTACGCCGCGACGCTCGGCGTGCTGCGCGACCGCGACTACGTCAAGCTCGACAAGAAGCGGCTGGTGCCGGACGACAAGGGCCGGCTCGTCACCGCCTTCCTCGAAAGCTTCTTCTCGCGTTACGTCGAATACGACTTCACGGCGAGCCTCGAAGAGCAGCTCGACAAGATCTCGAACCACGAGCTCGACTACAAGGAAGTGCTGCGGCTCTTCTGGAAGGACTTTATCGGCGCGGTCGACGCCACCAAGGAGCTGCGCGTCGCGCAGGTTCTGGACGCGCTCAACGAGATTCTTGGGCCGTATGTCTTCCCCGCAAAGGCCGACGGCTCCGACCCGCGCGTGTGCCCGACCTGCGGCTCGGGCCAGCTGTCGCTGAAGCTCGGCAAGTTCGGCTCGTTCATCGGGTGCTCGAACTATCCGGAATGCCGCTTCACCCGCCCGCTCGGCGGAGAGCTGAACGGCGAGGAAGGCTCGGCCGCCGGCCCCGACGGCGTAAAGGTGCTGGGTCAGGACCCGGAGAGCGGGCTCGACGTGACGCTGCGCGACGGCCGCTTCGGCGCCTATGTCCAGCTCGGCGAGCCGGTCGAGAAGGAAAAGCCCAAACGCGCCACCATCCCGAAGGGCTGGTCGGTCGCGGAGCTCGACCTCGAAGGCGCGCTGAAACTGCTGGCGCTGCCGCGGCTCGTCGGGATGCATCCGGAGACCGGCAAGCCGATCGAGGCGAATATCGGCCGCTACGGACCCTACGTGGCGCACGACAAGGTCTATGCGAACCTCGAATCGGCCGAGGAGGTGTTCACGGTCGGGCTGAACCGGGCGGTGGCGGCGATCGCGGACAAGCTCGCCAAGCGCGGCGGCGCACGCGGCGCCGCGGCGGCGGGACGCGCGCTCGGCGACCATCCGGACGGCGGGCCGGTGACCGTCCATGCCGGGCGCTACGGCCCATATGTGAAGCACGGCAAGGTCAACGCCACGCTGCCGAAGGGCGTCGATCCCGAGACGTTGCCGCTCGACGAGGCGATCAAGCTCGTCGACGCCAAGGCCGCGCAGGGCGGCGGCGGACGCAAGCCCGTCCGCAAGGCGGCTGCGAAACCTGCTGCGAAGAAGGCCTCGGAGAAGAAGCCCGCCGCCAAGAAGCCGGCTGCGAAGAAAGCCGCCGCGAAGAAGGCGCCCGAAAAGGCGCCGAAGCGGGCGGCGGAGTAA
- the dprA gene encoding DNA-processing protein DprA — protein sequence MAGGALTPEQRVAWLRLIRSENVGPQTFRSLVNHFGGATAAIEGLPELARRGGRRIRICGQAEAEDEIAEATARGVRFVALGETDYPPALAAVEGAPPLLGVAGDAAVFRRSAVAIVGARNASSAGRSFAKQLATELGGAGWLVVSGLARGIDAAAHVATIDSGTVAVLAGGLDCVYPPEHADLASRIVDEGALVSEMPMGWQPRGRDFPRRNRIIAGIALGVVVVEAAVRSGSLITARLATEIGREVMAAPGSPLDPRCEGSNGLLRDGATLITRSDHVIEALAPLIDRGPPPPAPISLAQAASAGFNSLAPGDDERGRILELLGPSPAAVDELVRQSGSDPRTVQVVLLELELAGRIERRPDGAVALKDSESWT from the coding sequence ATGGCTGGCGGCGCACTCACTCCCGAGCAACGCGTCGCCTGGCTTCGGCTGATCCGGTCGGAAAATGTCGGCCCGCAGACCTTTCGCAGCCTCGTCAATCACTTCGGCGGCGCCACCGCGGCGATCGAGGGATTGCCGGAACTCGCGCGGCGCGGCGGGCGGCGGATCCGGATCTGCGGGCAGGCCGAGGCCGAAGACGAGATCGCCGAGGCGACGGCGCGCGGCGTGCGCTTCGTCGCGCTCGGCGAGACCGACTATCCGCCGGCGCTCGCGGCCGTCGAGGGGGCGCCGCCGCTGCTCGGCGTCGCCGGAGACGCCGCGGTGTTCCGGCGTTCCGCCGTCGCCATCGTCGGCGCGCGCAATGCGTCCTCCGCCGGCCGCAGCTTTGCGAAGCAGCTCGCTACGGAGCTCGGCGGCGCGGGCTGGCTCGTGGTTTCGGGGCTTGCGCGCGGGATCGACGCCGCCGCCCATGTGGCGACGATCGATTCGGGCACGGTCGCGGTGCTCGCGGGCGGGCTCGACTGCGTCTATCCGCCGGAGCATGCCGATCTCGCGAGCCGCATCGTCGACGAGGGCGCGCTGGTCTCCGAGATGCCGATGGGCTGGCAGCCGCGCGGCCGCGATTTCCCGCGCCGCAACCGCATCATCGCCGGGATCGCGCTCGGCGTCGTCGTGGTGGAGGCCGCGGTCCGGTCGGGATCGCTGATCACGGCGCGGCTCGCGACCGAGATCGGCCGCGAGGTGATGGCGGCGCCGGGCTCGCCGCTCGACCCGCGCTGCGAGGGCTCGAACGGGCTGCTGCGCGACGGCGCAACGCTGATCACGCGCTCCGACCATGTGATCGAGGCTCTCGCGCCGCTGATCGACCGGGGACCGCCGCCGCCGGCCCCGATCAGCCTCGCGCAGGCGGCGTCGGCCGGATTCAACTCCCTCGCGCCCGGGGACGACGAACGCGGCCGAATTCTCGAACTGCTGGGTCCCTCTCCTGCGGCCGTCGACGAACTCGTTCGCCAGTCGGGTAGCGATCCGCGAACTGTTCAGGTCGTGCTGCTGGAACTCGAACTCGCGGGCCGAATCGAGCGACGGCCGGATGGCGCGGTCGCGCTGAAGGACAGCGAATCCTGGACCTAG
- the plsY gene encoding glycerol-3-phosphate 1-O-acyltransferase PlsY yields MLFLAAATLGYLLGSIPFGVLVTRLGGAGDLRKIGSGNIGTTNVLRTGRKDLAAATLLGDMLKATAAVLIARHVWGETAGLVAGAAAFVGHVYPVWLGFKGGKGVATYLGALFGVFWPVALAFAAIWIGVAAITRYSSASALTAAVAAPVLLAIFHQAVPAALVFAGLSTALWALHHENIGRLLSGRESRIGQKSAPGADG; encoded by the coding sequence ATGCTCTTCCTCGCCGCCGCCACCCTCGGATACCTGCTCGGCTCGATCCCGTTCGGGGTGCTCGTCACCCGCCTCGGCGGCGCCGGCGACCTGCGCAAGATCGGCTCCGGCAACATCGGCACCACCAATGTGCTCCGGACCGGCCGCAAGGACCTAGCGGCCGCGACGCTTCTCGGCGACATGCTGAAGGCGACCGCTGCGGTGCTGATCGCGCGTCACGTCTGGGGCGAGACCGCGGGGCTCGTCGCGGGCGCGGCGGCCTTCGTCGGACATGTCTACCCCGTCTGGCTCGGGTTCAAGGGCGGCAAGGGCGTCGCGACCTATCTCGGCGCGCTGTTCGGCGTGTTCTGGCCCGTGGCGCTTGCGTTTGCGGCCATCTGGATCGGGGTCGCGGCCATCACGCGCTATTCGTCGGCCTCGGCGCTGACGGCCGCCGTCGCGGCGCCCGTGCTGCTGGCGATTTTCCATCAGGCTGTCCCGGCCGCGCTTGTGTTCGCGGGCCTTTCCACCGCGCTCTGGGCGCTGCACCACGAGAACATCGGACGGCTGCTGTCGGGCCGCGAAAGCCGGATCGGCCAGAAATCAGCGCCTGGCGCGGACGGCTGA
- the pyrC gene encoding dihydroorotase — MREPRDPGPRPTLFVNARLICPASGRDEIGSLLADGGTIAELGSNVPPAARAEVVDCKGAVLAPGLIDIGAFVGEPGAEHRETIETASLAAAAGGVTTIVTRPDTTPPVDAPEIVDYLKRRARDTASVNVVPMAALTKGVAGAEMTEMGLLLDAGAVAFTDGPHSVRSARVMRRAMTYARDLGALVACHTEDSDLASGGAMNEGEFASRLGLAGRPAAAETLVLERDVRLAALTGCRYHANLVTCGASLEVVARAKASGAQVTCGASIAHLTLNENDVGEYRTFFKLAPPLRHEDDRMALVRALADGLIDVVCSAHDPQDVETKRRPFAEAEDGAIGLETMLAAGLRLVHSGDVTLPRLLAAMSTRPAELLGIPGGRLAIGAPADLILFDPDAPWVLDAATLRSKSKNTPFDQARLQGRVLMTVVAGRSVYAYA; from the coding sequence ATGCGTGAGCCGCGAGATCCCGGGCCGCGCCCGACCCTCTTTGTCAATGCACGGCTGATCTGCCCCGCGAGCGGCCGCGACGAGATCGGCTCGCTCCTCGCCGACGGCGGCACGATCGCGGAGCTCGGGTCCAACGTCCCGCCCGCCGCCCGCGCCGAGGTGGTGGACTGCAAGGGCGCGGTGCTGGCGCCCGGCCTGATCGACATCGGGGCCTTCGTGGGCGAACCGGGCGCGGAACACCGCGAGACGATCGAGACCGCGAGCCTCGCGGCGGCCGCCGGCGGCGTGACCACTATCGTCACCCGTCCCGACACCACGCCCCCGGTCGATGCGCCCGAGATCGTCGACTATCTGAAGCGCCGCGCGCGCGACACCGCGAGCGTCAACGTCGTCCCGATGGCGGCGCTGACCAAGGGCGTCGCGGGCGCGGAGATGACCGAGATGGGCCTGCTGCTCGACGCAGGCGCCGTGGCGTTCACCGACGGGCCGCATTCGGTCCGCAGCGCCCGCGTGATGCGGCGCGCCATGACATATGCGCGCGATCTCGGCGCGCTCGTCGCGTGCCACACGGAAGACTCCGACCTCGCGTCGGGCGGGGCGATGAACGAGGGCGAGTTCGCTTCAAGGCTCGGCCTCGCCGGACGCCCGGCCGCCGCCGAGACCCTGGTGCTCGAGCGCGACGTCAGGCTCGCGGCGCTGACCGGCTGCCGCTATCACGCGAACCTTGTCACCTGCGGCGCGAGCCTCGAGGTCGTCGCGCGCGCCAAGGCGAGCGGCGCGCAGGTCACCTGCGGCGCCTCGATCGCGCATCTGACGCTGAACGAGAACGACGTCGGCGAGTACCGCACCTTCTTCAAGCTCGCGCCGCCGCTGCGTCACGAGGACGACCGCATGGCGCTCGTCAGGGCGCTCGCCGACGGGCTGATCGACGTCGTCTGCTCGGCCCACGACCCGCAGGACGTCGAGACCAAGCGGCGCCCCTTCGCGGAGGCCGAGGACGGCGCGATCGGGCTGGAGACAATGCTGGCGGCCGGCCTGAGGCTCGTTCATTCGGGCGACGTGACGCTCCCGCGCCTGCTCGCCGCCATGTCGACGCGGCCCGCAGAGCTTCTGGGGATACCTGGCGGCAGGCTCGCAATCGGCGCGCCGGCCGACCTCATCCTGTTCGATCCAGACGCGCCCTGGGTGCTCGACGCCGCGACGCTGCGGTCAAAATCGAAGAACACGCCGTTCGACCAGGCCAGGCTTCAGGGCCGGGTGCTCATGACCGTCGTTGCGGGCCGGTCGGTCTACGCCTACGCTTGA